In a single window of the Ciconia boyciana chromosome 7, ASM3463844v1, whole genome shotgun sequence genome:
- the SWT1 gene encoding transcriptional protein SWT1 isoform X1, whose product MSKKKLKKLTGKEDCLDGRDDKNSEDTRSHNHTMKGETEFQRFKVEKDGQEKKQDQSSNISHSADGRSQGKFPNRSKTTDNSLIQTEKQKRIVIQFKAKEIKHGKSTRTPDVTTSRESYNKSGFDGTEGKRVWHSFAVQRDKVLKKKAEKVELCKLKLKAKQTTLEKFKSSAYDSHVLHKKAAGSKKLSEDVRIPKKPSDTSTGTVHDDTPFTKKPNTLSRTWEEEYEEEYKEFSKKKWLVNKYTPSHYSTETPQRWDSCKRKKQDADSDKATGNSGTEERDFEATALCFKQNFEVPCTSDSYQEGEDIKSVQKSFEVFPPLQDSQNLETDQEMQIVEDLHVARVQKRMALSVVQTCGELTSMEIDLPEQDLNISAEAFTSGLNILVVIDTNIMISHLEFVRSLKSEDIPGVGRLALIIPWVVLQELDNLKKGKMLQHVRDKAIPAVQFIYMCLKNQDSKLWGQSMQLASQKIYGLSDENNDDRVLQCCLQYQNLFPQAVVILCTDDKNLCNKAIVSEVKAFCKADLVAALQNLNVNRPQKCLELQQSKCDTEFEKTKRGDANLTARFPNILPDLEKNLGEALSCILETEMKIAFGNLWMEILYLKPPWTLANLLKCYKKHWMAVFGYVVPRSLLSTIECLYKHLCTGKTVDSSTTGILLQESKKLLHAFSSRSDYNGVLPQAYAEVNKLYQTLTEVRSDSEQDLSEDIMVLSENAVCEKMEAMTPNLQNCEEKRLHPSFQVAQENRHQQIWSVLEGVWNTINLYSIEIFQKLDPNTLPLTAKSLFEEAFLGLQKLLAAVNDIREGISRILTPTSSFQDIWTLYNFLISNEINNSIKFTAEELYECVSQEMYRARLEVGCCQLAQLEHTIKQCHASVDREAKNRGWL is encoded by the exons aacTCTGAAGACACAAGATCTCATAACCATACTATGAAAGGAGAGACAGAATTTCAGAG ATTCAAAGTAGAGAAAGATGGGCAAGAGAAGAAGCAAGACCAAAGTTCTAATATTTCTCACAGCGCTGATGGAAGATCCCAAGGAAAATTTCCGAATAGAAGCAAAACCACAGACAATTCTTTAAtccaaactgaaaagcaaaagagaataGTTATCCAATTTAAAGccaaagaaattaaacatgGAAAAAGCACACGCACTCCTGATGTGACTACTAGCAGGGAAAGTTATAACAAAAGTGGTTTTGatggaacagaaggaaaaagagtcTGGCATAGCTTTGCAGTTCAGAGGGACAAGGTactgaagaaaaaggcagagaaagttGAACTCTGCAAACtaaagttaaaagcaaaacaaactacGTTGGAAAAATTTAAGTCATCTGCGTATGATTCACATGTACTACATAAAAAGGCAGCTGGATCAAAAAAATTGAGTGAAGATGTCAGAATTCCAAAAAAGCCATCTGACACCTCTACAGGGACTGTGCATGATGATACGCCTTTCACTAAGAAGCCAAATACATTGTCTAGGACTTGGGAAGAAGAGTATGAAGAAGAATATAAGgagttttctaagaaaaaatgGCTTGTGAATAAATATACACCATCACACTATTCAACTGAAACACCACAACGATGGGACTCCTGTAAACGGAAAAAACAGGATGCTGATTCTGATAAAGCTACTGGTAATTCAGGGACTGAAGAAAGGGACTTTGAAGCCACAGCATTATGTTTTAAGCAG AATTTTGAGGTCCCGTGCACGTCTGACTCCTACCAAGAAGGTGAGGATATAAAGTCTGTCCAAAAG AGTTTTGAAGTCTTTCCACCCCTTCAAGACAGCCAGAATCTAGAAACAGATCAAGAG aTGCAGATAGTTGAAGATTTGCACGTTGCTCGTGTTCAAAAGAGGATGGCACTGTCTGTAGTACAAACTTGTGGAGAACTTACAAGTATGGAAATAGATCTTCCAGAACaggatttaaatatttctgctg aggcTTTTACTTCTGGTCTGAACATATTAGTGGTGATTGACACAAATATAATGATTAGTCACCTTGAGTTTGTCAGATCCCTGAAATCTGAGGATATACCAG ggGTTGGCAGACTTGCATTAATAATTCCTTGGGTCGTTCTACAAGAGTTGGACAACttgaagaaggggaaaatgttGCAGCATGTTCGGGACAAAGCTATTCCTGCAGTCCAGTTCATCTACATGTGTCTCAAAAACCAAGATTCAAAATTGTGGGGACAATCCATGCAGCTTGCTTCtcaaaaaatat ATGGCCTGAGTGATGAGAACAATGACGATCGTGTTTTACAATGTTGTCTGCAGTATCAGAACCTCTTTCCTCAAGCTGTTGTCATACTCTGCAC GGATGATAAAAATTTATGTAATAAAGCCATTGTGAGTGAGGTCAAAGCATTCTGCAAAGCTGATTTGGTTGCTGCTCTACAGAATCTGAATGTAAACAGGCCCCAGAAATGTCTTGAGCTGCAACAGTCAAAATGTG ATACAGAATTcgagaaaacaaaaagaggtgATGCTAATCTTACTGCGCGATTCCCAAATATACTTCCAGACCTTGAAAAGAACTTAGGAGAAGCTTTATCTTGTATTTTggagactgaaatgaaaattgcatTTGGAAACCTATGGATGGAG ATACTGTATCTGAAGCCACCATGGACAttagcaaacttgctgaagtgTTATAAAAAACACTGGATGGCTGTTTTTGGTTATGTTGTGCCAAGGAGTTTACTTTCAACCATTGAATGTCTCTATAAACACCTTTGTACAG GTAAAACAGTTGACTCCTCAACAACGGGTATCTTGCTCCAAGAATCCAAAAAATTACTCCATGCTTTCAGTTCAAGGTCGGACTATAATGGTGTACTTCCCCAGGCTTATGCTGAAGTGAATAAGCTATACCAAACACTTACAGAG GTGAGGTCAGACAGTGAGCAGGATTTATCAGAAGACATCATGgttctttcagaaaatgctgtatGTGAAAAAATGGAAGCAATGACACCAAATCTTcaaaactgtgaagaaaaaaggtTACATCCAAGTTTCCAGGTAGCTCAAGAAAACAGGCACCAGCAAATCTGGTCAGTCCTTGAAGGTGTGTGGAATACAATAAACTTGTACAG taTTGAAATTTTCCAGAAGTTGGACCCCAACACACTACCTTTGACTGCAAAGTCTTTGTTTGAAGAAGCTTTTTTAGGGCTGCAGAAACTGTTGGCAGCTGTGAATGATATCCGTGAAGGAATTAGTAG aattttgaCCCCAACCAGTAGTTTCCAAGATATTTGGACCCTCTATAACTTCCTCATAAGCAACGAG aTAAATAACAGTATAAAATTCACTGCTGAGGAGCTTTATGAGTGTGTTTCACAAGAGATGTATCG GGCAAGGTTAGAAGTTGGATGTTGCCAGCTGGCCCAGCTGGAGCACACTATTAAGCAGTGTCATGCCTCGGTTGACAGAGAAGCCAAGAACAGGGGCTGGCTGTGA
- the SWT1 gene encoding transcriptional protein SWT1 isoform X2, which translates to MKGETEFQRFKVEKDGQEKKQDQSSNISHSADGRSQGKFPNRSKTTDNSLIQTEKQKRIVIQFKAKEIKHGKSTRTPDVTTSRESYNKSGFDGTEGKRVWHSFAVQRDKVLKKKAEKVELCKLKLKAKQTTLEKFKSSAYDSHVLHKKAAGSKKLSEDVRIPKKPSDTSTGTVHDDTPFTKKPNTLSRTWEEEYEEEYKEFSKKKWLVNKYTPSHYSTETPQRWDSCKRKKQDADSDKATGNSGTEERDFEATALCFKQNFEVPCTSDSYQEGEDIKSVQKSFEVFPPLQDSQNLETDQEMQIVEDLHVARVQKRMALSVVQTCGELTSMEIDLPEQDLNISAEAFTSGLNILVVIDTNIMISHLEFVRSLKSEDIPGVGRLALIIPWVVLQELDNLKKGKMLQHVRDKAIPAVQFIYMCLKNQDSKLWGQSMQLASQKIYGLSDENNDDRVLQCCLQYQNLFPQAVVILCTDDKNLCNKAIVSEVKAFCKADLVAALQNLNVNRPQKCLELQQSKCDTEFEKTKRGDANLTARFPNILPDLEKNLGEALSCILETEMKIAFGNLWMEILYLKPPWTLANLLKCYKKHWMAVFGYVVPRSLLSTIECLYKHLCTGKTVDSSTTGILLQESKKLLHAFSSRSDYNGVLPQAYAEVNKLYQTLTEVRSDSEQDLSEDIMVLSENAVCEKMEAMTPNLQNCEEKRLHPSFQVAQENRHQQIWSVLEGVWNTINLYSIEIFQKLDPNTLPLTAKSLFEEAFLGLQKLLAAVNDIREGISRILTPTSSFQDIWTLYNFLISNEINNSIKFTAEELYECVSQEMYRARLEVGCCQLAQLEHTIKQCHASVDREAKNRGWL; encoded by the exons ATGAAAGGAGAGACAGAATTTCAGAG ATTCAAAGTAGAGAAAGATGGGCAAGAGAAGAAGCAAGACCAAAGTTCTAATATTTCTCACAGCGCTGATGGAAGATCCCAAGGAAAATTTCCGAATAGAAGCAAAACCACAGACAATTCTTTAAtccaaactgaaaagcaaaagagaataGTTATCCAATTTAAAGccaaagaaattaaacatgGAAAAAGCACACGCACTCCTGATGTGACTACTAGCAGGGAAAGTTATAACAAAAGTGGTTTTGatggaacagaaggaaaaagagtcTGGCATAGCTTTGCAGTTCAGAGGGACAAGGTactgaagaaaaaggcagagaaagttGAACTCTGCAAACtaaagttaaaagcaaaacaaactacGTTGGAAAAATTTAAGTCATCTGCGTATGATTCACATGTACTACATAAAAAGGCAGCTGGATCAAAAAAATTGAGTGAAGATGTCAGAATTCCAAAAAAGCCATCTGACACCTCTACAGGGACTGTGCATGATGATACGCCTTTCACTAAGAAGCCAAATACATTGTCTAGGACTTGGGAAGAAGAGTATGAAGAAGAATATAAGgagttttctaagaaaaaatgGCTTGTGAATAAATATACACCATCACACTATTCAACTGAAACACCACAACGATGGGACTCCTGTAAACGGAAAAAACAGGATGCTGATTCTGATAAAGCTACTGGTAATTCAGGGACTGAAGAAAGGGACTTTGAAGCCACAGCATTATGTTTTAAGCAG AATTTTGAGGTCCCGTGCACGTCTGACTCCTACCAAGAAGGTGAGGATATAAAGTCTGTCCAAAAG AGTTTTGAAGTCTTTCCACCCCTTCAAGACAGCCAGAATCTAGAAACAGATCAAGAG aTGCAGATAGTTGAAGATTTGCACGTTGCTCGTGTTCAAAAGAGGATGGCACTGTCTGTAGTACAAACTTGTGGAGAACTTACAAGTATGGAAATAGATCTTCCAGAACaggatttaaatatttctgctg aggcTTTTACTTCTGGTCTGAACATATTAGTGGTGATTGACACAAATATAATGATTAGTCACCTTGAGTTTGTCAGATCCCTGAAATCTGAGGATATACCAG ggGTTGGCAGACTTGCATTAATAATTCCTTGGGTCGTTCTACAAGAGTTGGACAACttgaagaaggggaaaatgttGCAGCATGTTCGGGACAAAGCTATTCCTGCAGTCCAGTTCATCTACATGTGTCTCAAAAACCAAGATTCAAAATTGTGGGGACAATCCATGCAGCTTGCTTCtcaaaaaatat ATGGCCTGAGTGATGAGAACAATGACGATCGTGTTTTACAATGTTGTCTGCAGTATCAGAACCTCTTTCCTCAAGCTGTTGTCATACTCTGCAC GGATGATAAAAATTTATGTAATAAAGCCATTGTGAGTGAGGTCAAAGCATTCTGCAAAGCTGATTTGGTTGCTGCTCTACAGAATCTGAATGTAAACAGGCCCCAGAAATGTCTTGAGCTGCAACAGTCAAAATGTG ATACAGAATTcgagaaaacaaaaagaggtgATGCTAATCTTACTGCGCGATTCCCAAATATACTTCCAGACCTTGAAAAGAACTTAGGAGAAGCTTTATCTTGTATTTTggagactgaaatgaaaattgcatTTGGAAACCTATGGATGGAG ATACTGTATCTGAAGCCACCATGGACAttagcaaacttgctgaagtgTTATAAAAAACACTGGATGGCTGTTTTTGGTTATGTTGTGCCAAGGAGTTTACTTTCAACCATTGAATGTCTCTATAAACACCTTTGTACAG GTAAAACAGTTGACTCCTCAACAACGGGTATCTTGCTCCAAGAATCCAAAAAATTACTCCATGCTTTCAGTTCAAGGTCGGACTATAATGGTGTACTTCCCCAGGCTTATGCTGAAGTGAATAAGCTATACCAAACACTTACAGAG GTGAGGTCAGACAGTGAGCAGGATTTATCAGAAGACATCATGgttctttcagaaaatgctgtatGTGAAAAAATGGAAGCAATGACACCAAATCTTcaaaactgtgaagaaaaaaggtTACATCCAAGTTTCCAGGTAGCTCAAGAAAACAGGCACCAGCAAATCTGGTCAGTCCTTGAAGGTGTGTGGAATACAATAAACTTGTACAG taTTGAAATTTTCCAGAAGTTGGACCCCAACACACTACCTTTGACTGCAAAGTCTTTGTTTGAAGAAGCTTTTTTAGGGCTGCAGAAACTGTTGGCAGCTGTGAATGATATCCGTGAAGGAATTAGTAG aattttgaCCCCAACCAGTAGTTTCCAAGATATTTGGACCCTCTATAACTTCCTCATAAGCAACGAG aTAAATAACAGTATAAAATTCACTGCTGAGGAGCTTTATGAGTGTGTTTCACAAGAGATGTATCG GGCAAGGTTAGAAGTTGGATGTTGCCAGCTGGCCCAGCTGGAGCACACTATTAAGCAGTGTCATGCCTCGGTTGACAGAGAAGCCAAGAACAGGGGCTGGCTGTGA